In one window of Tachypleus tridentatus isolate NWPU-2018 chromosome 2, ASM421037v1, whole genome shotgun sequence DNA:
- the LOC143245556 gene encoding mitochondrial glycine transporter A-like has translation MMVDVPQIITRVQAAMIASVHRVKVEDMSSHSEEPLGNIKSPVVKSFLAGSLNGMCSSLLFQPLDLVKTRLQNSKVSSGMGSVFNQVARSENVFGLWRGIVLSIIRCVPGIGLYFSSLNWLEIFMSNICRGDPSFLEAACLGITARCFAGVTLLPVTVVKIRFESGIYNYGSVVEAVRVIHKTEGIKGLFSGLLPTLLWDAPFSGIYLMFYTQTKKMISYGWKEGMTRVSVTFFNGLLAGVMALVLTQPADVIKTYMQLYPEQFEKSILAVKYIYQEYGMKGYFKGLAPRVL, from the exons ATGATGGTTGATGTTCCACAAATAATAACTCGTGTACAAGCTGCAATGATTGCTTCTGTTCATCGTGTTAAAGTTGAGGACATGTCTAGTCATTCAGAAGAACCATTAGGAAACATTAAG TCACCTGTTGTGAAGTCCTTTCTGGCTGGTTCCCTCAATGGAATGTGCTCATCTCTGCTGTTTCAACCATTAGATTTGGTGAAAACAAGACTACAGAACTCAAAAGTCTCAAG TGGCATGGGGTCTGTATTCAATCAGGTTGCAAGGAGCGAGAATGTATTCGGTCTGTGGAGAGGAATTGTACTT TCAATCATACGCTGTGTTCCTGGAattggtttatatttttcttcactgAACTGG TTGGAGATTTTTATGAGCAATATATG TCGAGGGGACCCATCATTTTTGGAAGCAGCGTGCTTGGGTATTACTGCAAGATGTTTTGCTGGAGTGACACTTCTTCCAGTAACAGTTGTCAAGATAAGGTTTGAG AGTGGAATATACAACTATGGATCTGTAGTGGAAGCTGTAAGGGTAATACACAAAACTGAGGGAATAAAAG GCTTATTTAGTGGGTTGCTACCCACACTGCTGTGGGATGCCCCCTTCTCAGGAATATATCTTATGTTTTATACTCAAACCAAGAAGATGATTTCATATG GTTGGAAAGAGGGTATGACCCGTGTTTCGGTGACCTTTTTTAATGGATTGTTAGCAGGAGTAATGGCTTTAGTTCTCACTCAACCTGCAGATGTAATAAAAACTTACATGCAACTCTATCCTGAGCAGTTTGAAAAGAGCATCCtagcagtaaaatatatttatcaa